Sequence from the Longimicrobiales bacterium genome:
AGGGATCTCGTCCGAGAATCGTATGGCGCACGTCGCGTCTCCAACAGGATCAGTCTTAGCGTGTCGATGAGCCGGCAACCGGGGAGCGTGAGTCGGCCGCACTCCATGCGTGAGCCGTCACGCTGCGTGCTACCATCGACTGGCCTTCACCGTGCGGCATACGGCCCATGCATCGCCTTGACCGTGCAGAATACTGTTCCGAGTTCGGAGGAGTTCACTCACAGATCGCGAACAACATGTTGAACCCGGCAGGAGGGTTCGAGTTTATCAACACAGCCTCATACGATAGGCCCTAAGCAGCGGGGCCAATAAATCACCGCCATCCCCTCAGTGGGGCTGTCCAATCAGCTCTGCGCCCCGTGTGCTGGAGGGCTCAAGCCTCCACCACCATTGCGTTGGAAGCGGCCTGCGCCGCGGCCAGACTTCGGTGAGCGTGTCCGCTTCGTAAAGCCGCCCGTTCTTCATTACAAATTCGATCGACGTACTGTTTTCCAGTGATTCGAGCGGGTCGGCACCCAGGACTTGGAGGTCAGCCAGTTTGCCGACCTCGATCGAGCCGATATCTGATGCAAGGCCAATGGCATCCGCGCTCATGAGCGTGGCCATGCTCAGTGCCGCGTGATTGTTCATCCCGCCGGACGCCATCATCCACAGCTCCCAGTGGACACCCAGCCCCTGGACCTCACCGTGTGACCCGAGACCGAGTTGGCCACCAGCATCCATCCACTTCTTCAACTGCTCAGCATGAAGAAAGTGGGGGTATTGGTCATCGCGAAACCAATCGGTGCTCTTCCACTTATCGAGCTCGTCGTGCGGGGTGAAGTATTTGAGTCGCTCTACCTCATCCATGTTCGTGCGTGTCAGGTAGTACTGACGGCCGGACGGCCCTCCGTAGGCAACGATCAGCGTTGGCGTGTAGACCAGACCGCTGAATGCACCCAATTCGACAACGTCTTGATAGAAGGGGCTGATCGGCAGAGAGTGCTCAAGGCCGGCGTAACCGTCCTGCATGAGCGTGAGGTTCATGGTGAAATTGGAACCACCCTCGGTCGTGGGAGTGAGGCCGAGCTCATTGGCGGCCATGATCACCCACTGGCGCACTTTGCGGTCGCCCGCGAGGTACTGCTTGATCGTCTGCGTATTGAAGTGGTCTGCGTAGCGCCTCACGACGTCGCGAGCGTCGTCGAGACTCGTGATACGATCAGCGCCGAATATGCCCGGGCCAGTCGAATAGAGACGTGGGCCGATCAGCTCACCCGCTTCCATGAGATCGACGTACGACAGAATATCCTCTGTTGACGTCTGCGGGTCCCGCTGGGTCGTCACGCCGTACGCGAGTTGGGCGAGGAACTGAGACACCTGGCTCCGGTGCACGCCCCAAGCGACCCATGTGTGCGCGTGGATGTCGACATAGCCCGGCATGATCGTCTTGCCCGACATATCGCGAACATCGGCACCCTCCGGAATCGGAACCGTGCCCGTCGCTCCGACTCCGACGATCCTGTTGTCGCGCACAACGATATCGCCCCGCTGAATTACCTCGTCGCCGCGCATGGTGATAAGGCGCGCGCCTGTCAGGACAACAGTCCCTCGCGGCTTGTCCTTGAGTTGGGTAATCTCGATGTCGAAGCGGGCAGCCTCATACACGGGGGCACCTTCCTCCTCCCCTTCTTCATCGCTCTCTTCATCGTCCTCATCAGCGGAGGCGGCGTCCTCACCATCTGCCGTCGCCTCGATTCGGGCGGCCTCGAGTGAGTCGGCGATCGCCAGGTCGGCGACCGCTACATCGTACTCGAAGAAGCTCCTTCCGATCGAATAATGCGCCACAGCTCCATCATTTCTCCACCCGACGAAGTCCCCGCCGACTCGCGTGAGACGACGGGTCGGGACCGACGACGATGATGCTACGGAGACGGTCGGAGCCTCACCTCCTACTGGAGGAACCGTAATCAGAAAGACGTTGCGGTTCGCGCGAACGATCGCGTGTCTGCCGTCGGGCGAGAGCACCACTTCGTCTGGGGTGCCCCCACCACCCCCCTGCACCGACGGGGCGGTGACCTTCACAACGGTCTTGATATCCGTGCCATCGTAGCGCATGGAAAGGAGCCCTTCGGAACCCGCCCAGGCATAAATGCGGTCGACATCCGGTCCGAAGTGGGGGGCGTTTCTGCCTTCCTGAGTCGCCCCTCTGCCAACCCATGTAATGCGTGTCGGCTCACCGCCATCGGCAGGTAGCCACACGTACTCGAGCTCGGCAGCGCCACTGTGATTCCCGAAGTCTTCCAGTGTGCGCATCCGGTGCATCTTCGAACCGCGCACCGCGACGATACGTGTCCCGTCCGGCGAGTACGCGAGTTTGTCGAAGAAAGCGGGCGTCGGAGTCAGAAGCTCCGGTTCGCCGGCTCCGTCCGAGAGCACCCGGTGGATCTGGCCCCCGACCGAGTCGTTCCAGGTAGCGAACGCGATGTAACGGCCGTCGGGCGACCACACAGGGGCGTGCTCTACGTCCCCGGACTCACTTAGACGAACTGCATTTCGGATCGTTGGGTGTTCGTCACCCTCCGCAGGATCACGGTCTGGCATCTCCGCTACCCAAAGGCGGTCGAGAGCAGCGAAGGCGAGCCGAGACCCGTCGGGCGAGGGACGAGCGCCGCGAATCTGCGAAACGGTGAGCGTGGAATCGTTGATCGGGTAGTCGTACTTCACGAGCGGACCGAGTTCCTGCTCAACGTGCGCCGTGAAGGGGATTTCGCTCGTGGCCCCCGACGGGATCTCGACACGCATGATCTTTCCGCCGTAGCTGGTGATCAAGGCTCGCGAGTCCGGTGTAAACGCAGAGCCCGGATAGACGTCACGGTCTCTCGTTCCGCCTCCCTTCGAGTCATCGCGTTGCACGTCCATGACGAGCCAGCTGTCGGCGCCAGTC
This genomic interval carries:
- a CDS encoding amidohydrolase family protein, with amino-acid sequence MYRLKRVFLWTFVSFFTGTAIAAQTEAENDSSAAAARQSESLPLITTRTLEFTTDEGSWISLDLSPDGETIVFELLGDLYALPASGGDATRITSGQAYDMQPRYSTDGKHLVFVSDRNGSENLWIADADGTNPRALTTDERENYVSPIWMPDGEYVMTTKGTQLWLYHKDGGSGVQVTGHREEGAPAPPAHHGAAMAPDERFVWVNVRGNLGGGFATESLDPWEDQFGRDHSQSRSSQRLVGAYQIGQLDRETNRVHVRTHELEGAFRPVPSPDGRWLVYATRWDAREALKLIDLETGADSWLVMDVQRDDSKGGGTRDRDVYPGSAFTPDSRALITSYGGKIMRVEIPSGATSEIPFTAHVEQELGPLVKYDYPINDSTLTVSQIRGARPSPDGSRLAFAALDRLWVAEMPDRDPAEGDEHPTIRNAVRLSESGDVEHAPVWSPDGRYIAFATWNDSVGGQIHRVLSDGAGEPELLTPTPAFFDKLAYSPDGTRIVAVRGSKMHRMRTLEDFGNHSGAAELEYVWLPADGGEPTRITWVGRGATQEGRNAPHFGPDVDRIYAWAGSEGLLSMRYDGTDIKTVVKVTAPSVQGGGGGTPDEVVLSPDGRHAIVRANRNVFLITVPPVGGEAPTVSVASSSSVPTRRLTRVGGDFVGWRNDGAVAHYSIGRSFFEYDVAVADLAIADSLEAARIEATADGEDAASADEDDEESDEEGEEEGAPVYEAARFDIEITQLKDKPRGTVVLTGARLITMRGDEVIQRGDIVVRDNRIVGVGATGTVPIPEGADVRDMSGKTIMPGYVDIHAHTWVAWGVHRSQVSQFLAQLAYGVTTQRDPQTSTEDILSYVDLMEAGELIGPRLYSTGPGIFGADRITSLDDARDVVRRYADHFNTQTIKQYLAGDRKVRQWVIMAANELGLTPTTEGGSNFTMNLTLMQDGYAGLEHSLPISPFYQDVVELGAFSGLVYTPTLIVAYGGPSGRQYYLTRTNMDEVERLKYFTPHDELDKWKSTDWFRDDQYPHFLHAEQLKKWMDAGGQLGLGSHGEVQGLGVHWELWMMASGGMNNHAALSMATLMSADAIGLASDIGSIEVGKLADLQVLGADPLESLENSTSIEFVMKNGRLYEADTLTEVWPRRRPLPTQWWWRLEPSSTRGAELIGQPH